A single Triticum dicoccoides isolate Atlit2015 ecotype Zavitan chromosome 2A, WEW_v2.0, whole genome shotgun sequence DNA region contains:
- the LOC119354239 gene encoding L-type lectin-domain containing receptor kinase SIT2-like: protein MGMFHLLLPILLFHGLHRVASGAAADDDRFVFSGFAGANLTLDGTATVTTDGLLQLTNGTVQLKGHAFFPAPFRLRGLRGGSAVRSFSASFAFGILTTYPNLSCHGIAFVVAPSSNFSGALAAQYMGLANIDNNGNASNRIFAAELDTMQNIEFDDIDNNHVGINIDGLRSVRSHTAGYYDDDDGENGTFHGMSLISGDVMRAWVDYDGEAARIDVTIAPLERPRPARPLVSATYNLSDVLTEPAYIGFSSATGPIDSRHYILGWSFGVDAPAPAIDITKLPKLPRLGPKPRSRVPEIVVPIAIAAFLLALGVAAALVVRKRLRYTELREDWETEFGPHRFSYKDLFHATDGFDDKRLLGAGGFGSVYKGMLRTSKLEVAVKRVSHESRQGIKEFVAEVASIGHIRHRNLVRLLGYCRRKGELLLVYDYMPNGSLDKYLHCYDGGDKHEPILNWAHRFQIIKGVASGLLYLHDKWDKVVIHRDVKASNILLDKEMNGRLGDFGLSRLYDHGTDPQTTHMVGTMGYMAPELVRTGKASPLTDVFAFGTFLLEVTCGQRPIREDDAQGDSILLVDWVLEHWHGGTLLETMDPTLQNDYNVDEACLVLKLGLLCSHPHANARPRMQQVMEYLDGDTPVPELASTHLSFGVLALMKNNGFDPHVLAYPPSSVLSIGTISDLSGGR, encoded by the coding sequence ATGGGGATGTTTCACTTGCTGCTGCCGATCCTTCTCTTCCATGGCCTCCATCGCGTGGCCTCGGGTGCCGCCGCTGATGACGACCGCTTCGTCTTCTCCGGCTTCGCCGGCGCCAACCTCACCCTGGACGGCACGGCCACGGTCACGACGGACGGCCTCCTCCAGCTGACCAACGGCACGGTGCAGCTCAAAGGCCACGCGTTCTTCCCGGCCCCGTTCCGCCTGCGCGGGTTGCGCGGCGGCAGCGCGGTGCGGTCCTTCTCGGCCTCCTTCGCGTTCGGCATCCTCACCACCTACCCCAACCTCAGCTGCCACGGCATCGCCTTCGTCGTCGCGCCCAGCAGCAACTTCTCCGGCGCGCTCGCCGCGCAGTACATGGGCCTCGCCAACATCGACAACAACGGCAACGCCAGCAACCGCATCTTCGCCGCCGAGCTCGACACCATGCAGAACATCGAGTTCGACGACATTGACAACAACCACGTCGGCATCAACATCGACGGCCTCCGCTCGGTGCGGTCGCACACCGCGGGCTActacgacgacgacgatggcgagaACGGCACCTTCCATGGCATGAGCCTCATCAGCGGCGACGTGATGCGGGCGTGGGTGGACTACGACGGAGAGGCCGCGCGGATCGACGTCACCATTGCCCCCTTGGAGAGGCCCAGGCCGGCAAGGCCACTCGTCTCTGCAACCTACAACCTCTCGGACGTGCTAACGGAGCCGGCGTACATCGGCTTCTCCTCCGCGACCGGCCCGATCGACTCTCGCCACTACATTCTTGGTTGGAGCTTCGGCGTGGACGCGCCTGCTCCGGCCATCGACATCACCAAGCTGCCAAAGCTGCCTCGTCTTGGCCCCAAGCCACGATCCAGGGTCCCGGAAATCGTTGTGCCAATTGCTATTGCAGCATTTCTCCTGGCTCTCGGCGTGGCTGCGGCCCTCGTCGTGCGGAAGAGGCTGAGGTACACCGAGCTACGGGAAGACTGGGAGACGGAGTTCGGGCCGCACCGGTTCTCGTACAAGGATCTGTTCCATGCCACCGACGGGTTCGACGACAAGCGCCTACTCGGCGCGGGAGGGTTCGGCAGCGTGTACAAAGGGATGCTTCGGACATCTAAGCTGGAAGTGGCTGTGAAGAGAGTGTCCCACGAATCGAGGCAGGGCATCAAGGAGTTCGTCGCCGAGGTTGCCAGCATCGGCCACATCCGGCACCGCAACCTCGTGCGGTTACTCGGTTATTGCCGGAGGAAAGGCGAGCTTCTTTTGGTGTATGACTACATGCCCAATGGCAGTCTTGACAAATATCTGCACTGCTATGACGGCGGGGACAAGCACGAGCCAATACTGAATTGGGCTCACAGGTTTCAGATCATCAAAGGCGTTGCATCTGGATTGCTCTACCTCCACGACAAGTGGGACAAAGTTGTCATTCACCGGGACGTCAAAGCAAGCAACATACTCCTCGACAAGGAAATGAACGGGCGGCTAGGTGACTTTGGCCTGTCGAGGCTGTACGACCATGGCACCGACCCCCAAACCACGCATATGGTTGGCACCATGGGGTACATGGCCCCGGAGCTTGTGCGCACGGGCAAGGCGTCACCTCTCACAGATGTGTTTGCCTTCGGCACGTTCCTCCTCGAGGTTACATGCGGACAAAGGCCTATCAGGGAAGACGACGCACAAGGCGATAGTATTCTGTTGGTCGACTGGGTGCTCGAGCATTGGCATGGCGGGACACTCCTGGAGACGATGGACCCAACACTGCAAAATGACTACAATGTCGACGAGGCGTGCCTTGTGCTCAAGCTTGGGCTGCTGTGCTCACACCCACACGCCAATGCAAGGCCAAGAATGCAACAGGTCATGGAGTACCTTGACGGCGACACGCCGGTCCCGGAGTTGGCTTCAACGCATCTGAGCTTCGGTGTACTAGCCCTAATGAAAAACAATGGTTTTGACCCGCATGTACTGGCATATCCTCCATCTTCAGTGCTCAGCATCGGCACTATATCTGATCTATCCGGAGGAAGATGA
- the LOC119354240 gene encoding L-type lectin-domain containing receptor kinase SIT2-like → MPQAHKKLSCFLLLLLVAVSLAICSVGQQFVYSSFAGANITLGGAAAVTPTGLLELTNGTLRQKAHAIHPAPFRFREPAARNRTVRSFSASFVFGILCPDANNCGHGIVLFVAPGGYNFSAAFPSQYLGLVNNSTNGAAANHIFGVELDTDQNNEFRDIDGNHVGIDVNGLTSLASSSAGYFADDGILHNLTLASGTAMQVWVDYDGEEKLITVAMAALGTAKPVKPLLSKTCDLSTVLTDTAYVGFSSATGSFNSQHYVLGWSFAMDGPAPAIDIAKLPKLPRFGPKRHPKLAQIIPPVATTAFIFAAGTLIVLLIRRRLKYSELREDWEVEFGPHRFSYKDLFSATGGFKEKNLLGVGGFGRVYKGVLPAPKLEIAVKKVSHDSKQGMKEFIAEVVSIGRLQHRNLAQLHGYCRRKGELLLVYEYMSNGSLDRHLYGDDEKPVLDWDKRFRIIKGIASGLLYLHEECEKVIIHRDIKTSNVLLDNEMNGRLGDFGLARLYDRGANPQTTHVVGTIGYLAPELGRTSKATPLTDVFAFGIFLLEVTCGQRPIRQNLQGEQLMLVDWVLEHWHGGSLAETVDTKLHSYDAGEACLALKLGLLCSHPLSNLRPGMRQVVRYLNGDVQLPELTLMNESFQILAMMQNEGFDSYVMSYPSSMESVTTLSSLVEET, encoded by the coding sequence ATGCCTCAGGCTCACAAGAAGCTCagctgcttcctcctcctccttctcgtcgCTGTTAGCCTTGCTATCTGCAGCGTCGGCCAGCAGTTCGTCTACTCCAGCTTCGCCGGCGCCAACATCACCCTCGGCGGCGCGGCCGCGGTCACTCCAACCGGTCTTCTCGAGCTCACCAACGGCACGCTCCGCCAGAAGGCCCACGCCATCCACCCGGCGCCGTTCCGCTTCCGCGAGCCGGCGGCGCGGAACCGGACGGTGCGGTCGTTCTCGGCCTCCTTCGTGTTCGGCATCCTCTGCCCCGACGCCAACAACTGCGGCCATGGCATCGTCCTGTTCGTCGCCCCTGGGGGCTACAACTTCTCCGCCGCGTTCCCGAGCCAATATCTCGGCCTTGTTAACAACAGCACCAACGGCGCCGCCGCGAACCACATCTTCGGCGTCGAACTCGACACCGACCAGAACAACGAGTTCCGCGACATCGACGGCAACCACGTCGGCATCGACGTCAACGGGCTCACGTCCCTCGCGTCCAGCAGCGCCGGCTACTTCGCCGACGACGGCATCCTCCACAACCTGACGCTCGCAAGCGGCACGGCGATGCAGGTGTGGGTGGACTACGACGGCGAAGAGAAACTGATCACCGTGGCCATGGCTGCCCTGGGAACGGCCAAACCCGTGAAGCCGCTGCTATCCAAGACCTGCGACCTCTCAACTGTGCTCACGGACACGGCGTACGTGGGCTTCTCGTCGGCCACGGGTTCCTTCAACTCGCAACACTACGTTCTTGGCTGGAGTTTCGCGATGGACGGACCTGCTCCGGCCATCGACATCGCCAAGCTGCCAAAGCTCCCCCGCTTTGGCCCGAAGCGCCATCCCAAGCTCGCACAGATCATCCCACCCGTAGCGACGACAGCGTTCATCTTTGCCGCGGGCACCCTCATCGTCCTCCTAATACGACGGCGGCTCAAGTACAGCGAGCTCCGGGAAGATTGGGAGGTCGAGTTCGGGCCGCACCGGTTCTCCTACAAGGATCTGTTCAGCGCCACCGGCGGGTTCAAGGAGAAGAATCTGCTCGGTGTGGGAGGGTTCGGGAGGGTATACAAAGGGGTGCTACCGGCGCCCAAACTGGAGATCGCCGTCAAGAAGGTGTCACATGACTCAAAACAAGGCATGAAAGAGTTCATCGCCGAGGTTGTGAGCATTGGGCGACTACAACATCGCAATCTCGCTCAGTTACATGGTTATTGCAGGCGTAAAGGTGAACTGCTCTTGGTATACGAGTACATGTCAAATGGGAGCCTTGATAGGCACTTGTATGGCGATGATGAGAAGCCGGTTCTAGATTGGGACAAAAGGTTCCGGATCATCAAGGGAATTGCTTCCGGGTTGCTCTACCTCCACGAGGAGTGTGAGAAAGTAATCATCCATCGGGACATCAAAACTAGTAATGTCCTCCTCGACAATGAGATGAATGGTCGACTCGGTGACTTTGGGCTGGCAAGGTTGTACGACCGTGGCGCCAACCCACAAACCACACATGTGGTTGGGACCATAGGATACCTAGCTCCAGAGCTCGGTCGCActagcaaggcaacccccctgaccGACGTGTTCGCCTTCGGCATATTCCTTCTTGAGGTCACATGTGGACAAAGGCCCATTAGGCAAAATCTACAAGGCGAACAATTAATGCTGGTCGACTGGGTACTTGAGCATTGGCACGGAGGATCACTAGCTGAAACCGTGGATACCAAGCTTCATAGCTACGATGCCGGTGAGGCTTGCCTAGCATTGAAGCTAGGATTATTATGCTCGCATCCTCTCTCCAATTTAAGGCCGGGAATGCGACAGGTCGTGAGGTACCTTAATGGAGACGTGCAACTACCGGAGCTTACGTTGATGAATGAGAGCTTCCAGATTCTTGCGATGATGCAGAACGAAGGGTTTGACTCGTACGTCATGTCTTACCCTTCATCGATGGAAAGTGTGACCACCTTGTCCAGCCTTGTAGAGGAAACATGA